ATGGTGTCCGCCGCGGTCTGGCCTCGTTCCAGCCGCTCGAGCACCGCGTGGAGCCGTGCGGCGAGATTGACGGAGTGCGCTACGTCAACGATTCCAAGGCGACCAACACCGACGCGGTCGAGAAGGCACTGACGGCGTTTCCCGATGACGACGTGATTTTGCTGCTCGGCGGCCACGATAAGGGCACGCCGCTCACGGACTTCGCGCGCGTTGTTATGGATAACGTACGCTCGGTCGTCTGCTTTGGCGATGCGCGCGAACGCTTCACCGCCGCTATGGACGAGGCCGATGTCGATGGCGATGTGGATATCGCCCAGGCGGATGACCTACGCGATGCCGTGGACGTTGCCCGTTCGCTGTCGAGCCGTGGCGACGTGATCTTACTTTCTCCTGCCTGCTCTTCGTTCGATGAGTTCTCGGGCTATGAGGAGCGCGGCCGCGTGTTTAAGGACTATGTGGCCCAGCTTGCCGCTGCAGCGAAATCTCAAATGGAATAGGGGTTGCCGGTGAGAGAGGAGAGCCCCCGACAAGGTATGAGGAGGCCCGACTCGGACCGTGCTTCCTCGCGGCGTAGCACACCGCGTTCCGGACGCGGCGGGCAGTCGTTTAGCGAACGCTATATTGCCGGCGTTCCCGCCCGCATCATGCGCCCCCGTCTGATATTCATGGCCTGTCTGTTTATCTTGGTGTGTTTTGGCCTGCTGATGGTGTACTCGGCGTCTTCGGTCGAGGCGCTGCACGAGAATGGCTCGGCGACGTTTTTCCTGGGTCGACAGGCCGCGTTTGCCGTGGTTGGTGTTCTGGCGCTGATTGCCATCGTGCGCGTTTTGCCGGACAGCTGGTTTGGGGAGGATGTGCTTAGGATCTTCCTTATCGGCATGATGTTCTTGCTTCTGCTGGTGTTCTTGGTGGGCAGCGGCAGCCGTGGCGCCACGCGCTGGCTCAACATCGCCGGCATTCAGTTCCAGCCTTCCGAGTTTTTAAAGCCATTTGCCATTGCGTATTTGGCCATCATGCTCGACCGCTTCTTTTCGCCCGGTGGCAACATCAACGAATTCCTTCGCAAGATGGGCATCTACCTGGGCATTTCGCTCTTTCTGATCTTTATCCAGCCCGATTTCGGTACTGTCCTGATCATCCTGTTGACCCTCATGTGCATGGCGTTGTTTGCGGGTCTCGACCCCAGATTTATCATCGGCGTGCTAATCTTCGGCATTCTCGTGATCGTGATTGCGCTTGTCGCAGAGCCATACCGTATGGTGCGTATTCAGGTTGCCTTGAACCCTTGGGCCGACGAATATGGTGACGGCTATCAGGCCACGCTTGCCATCATGGCGTTTGCCTCGGGCGGTCTGTTCGGCCGTGGCATCGGCAACTCAACCATGAAGTACTCGTATCTGCCCGAGGCGCACAACGACTACATCCTGGCCATCATTGGCGAGGAAGTCGGTTTTGTCGGAACTGTGCTGTTCTTCTTGGTGTTTGCGATGCTGATCTACTCGGCGTTTCGCATTGCCGAGCAGGCGACCGATCGTCGGGGCGCGCTCATGGCGTCTGGCTCCGCAGTTATTCTCGCGGTGCAGTTTTTGATTAACGCGCTGGGCATCCTCAACGTATTTCCCATGACGGGCAAACCGTTGCCGTTTATTAGCTACGGCGGCTCTTCGATTATTGTGTCGCTTATGCTCGCCGGTCTGATCCTGCGCGTTTCGTATGAGAGCGCCCGTCGCGATGAGTACGACCGTCGCCGCGAGAGCTTTGCCGTTATGGATGAGAGTACCGCCGGCGTGCCCCACGTGCGCGGCGAGCGATCTTCGCGTAACGGCTTTACCGTTCTGGATGGCTCTGCGACCGAGCCGGCAGCCCGTCCACGTCCGCGAACGGCGCCGCAAGGTCGTCCGCAGCGCCCCAGCCCTCGCAACGCGGGCGGCGGATATAATCGAATCGATTTGAACTCGGACCCGTCGGCGCGTTTGCGCACCGACGACCAGGGACCGCGTGTACGAAGGGACTACCATGACCGATAAGATGACCGTTGCTATTGCAGCCGGCGGTACGGCAGGGCACATCAACCCCGCGCTTGCCTTGGCCGAAGAGCTGCGTGACCGTGGCCACCACGTTGTGTTCGTGGGCCAGTCGCGCAAGCTCGAGGGTCGTCTGGTCCCCGAGGCCGGGTTTGATTTTGTGCCCATTACGGTCACGGGCTTCGACCGCTCCCGTCCTTGGACGGCGCTGACCTCGCTGTGGCGTGTCAACAAGGCCAAGCGTGCGCTCGCCAGTCATTTCTCAAAGGTCGGCAAGCCCGATGCCGCCATCGGTTTTGGTGCCTATGTCGAGGTTCCGCTGCTGGGGTGGTGCAAGAGCGCGGGCGTTCCGTATCTGCTGCATGAACAGAACTCTGTTCCGGGCCTGGCCAACAAGATGATGAACTCCCACGCTGCCCGCGTGTGCATCTCGGTGCCGGCAGCGCGCGCGGTCTTTGAGCGCGAAGGTAACCCTGGCCACGTGCTCATGACCGGCAACCCCGTACGTCGCTCGGTGATCGAGGGCGATCGCGCTCGCGGCCGCAAGGCACTTGGCGTTCCCGAGGACGCTACGCTGCTGCTCGTCTTTGGCGGTTCACTTGGCGCTCAGCACCTCAACGAGCGCGTGGCTTCGCTCAAAAACGAGCTGCTTTCGCGCAAGAGCCTCTATGTGTTGCATTCGACGGGTGCCGACGGCTTTGAGGAGACCGAGCGCGCTTTGGCGCTGACGCCCGAGGAGGCGAAGCGTTATCGCGTCCAGCCTTACATCGACAACATGGGCGATATGCTGGCTGCTGCCGATTTGGTGCTCTCGCGTTCGGGCGCATCGAGCGTGGCCGAGATCGCTGCGCTCGCCGTGCCCTCGGTGCTCGTGCCGTATCCGCATGCGACGGCCGACCACCAAACCACCAATGCCCGTTATCTGGTCGACGCCGGGGCCGGTGTGCTCTGCGCCGATGCCGATATCGACGGTTCTGCCTTTGCCGATGAGCTGCTGCACTTGGTCGATGACGCGGCGGCGCGCGACGCCATGCGTCAGGCGGCACGTGGTCTGGCTCAGGATAGGGCCGCCGCTCTTCTGGCGGATGCGGTAGAGGGTTTGCGTTAGTTAGACGGGATATCGTCGGTCGCCCTCGCGCTGATGCGGTAGGTGCGGTACAGTTAACGGGTTACAGGCAGTGTTTACGCAAGGAGTACACGAGCACATGGCTGATTCCCAGACTGCAACCTCCGCGCCCGAGTTTAAGAGCGCCCACTTTATCGGTATCGGCGGCGCCGGCATGAGCGGCATCGCCCTCGTTCTGCACGAGCGCGGTTATGCCGTTACCGGCTCCGACCTTAAGACGTCACGTTATATCCGCCAGCTTACCCGCGCTGGTGTGAAGGTGCATGTGGGCCATGAGGCCGCCACGATCGACGAGGTCAAGCCCGACGTGGTTGTTGTCTCCACCGCTATTCCGGAGTCCAACCCTGAGCTCGTGCGCGCTCGCGAGCTGGGCATTCCTGTGTGGCCCCGTGCCAAGATGCTCTCTGCATTGGGCCACGGGTACACCACCGTCGCTGTTGCCGGCACGCATGGCAAGACCACCACGTCTTCGATGTGCGCCACCATGCTCGACCGCATGGGTCTGGATCCGAGCTTCTTGATCGGTGGCATCGTCGAGGGCTATGACACGAACGGCAAGAACGGCTCGGGCGACTACTTTGTCGCCGAGGCCGACGAGTCCGACAGCTCCTTCCTGTTCCTGAACCCCAACGTAGTCATTGTGACCAACGTCGAGGCCGACCACCTCGATCACTACTCGGGTATCGAGGAGATCGAGGCAACTTTCGCCAAATTCATGAGCCTGGTGGGCGAGGACGGCACCGTCATCGTCTGCGGCGAGGACCCGCATCTGGTCGAGCTCGCCAAGTCGACGGGCCGTCACGTGCTTTCCTACGGCTTTGCCGAGAGCAACGACATCGTCTGCGTGCACCCGGATGTCAAGGGCATCCAGAGTGACTTTATCGTTCGCTTTGAGGACGGCACTGAGCACGCTGTGGAGATCAAGAGCAACCCCGGTCGCCACAACATGCTCAACGCTACGGCTGTGCTCACCGTCGCCCATGTCCTGGGCCTTGACATCGACGCCGCCGCCAAGGCGCTCTCGAGCTTTGAGGGCGTCCGCCGTCGCTTTACCCACGTGGGCGATATCGATGGCATCACCGTGGTCGATGATTACGGCCATCACCCCACCGAGATCAAGGCGACGCTTGCTGCCGCTTCGTCGCTGGGCTACAAGCACGTCGACGTCGTGTTCCAGCCGCACCGCTATTCGCGCCTGCAGGCCCTGTGCGACGACTTTGCCGATGCATTTGCCAATGCCGATAAACTGCTGCTGATTGATGTGTTC
The DNA window shown above is from Collinsella aerofaciens and carries:
- the ftsW gene encoding putative lipid II flippase FtsW; this encodes MRRPDSDRASSRRSTPRSGRGGQSFSERYIAGVPARIMRPRLIFMACLFILVCFGLLMVYSASSVEALHENGSATFFLGRQAAFAVVGVLALIAIVRVLPDSWFGEDVLRIFLIGMMFLLLLVFLVGSGSRGATRWLNIAGIQFQPSEFLKPFAIAYLAIMLDRFFSPGGNINEFLRKMGIYLGISLFLIFIQPDFGTVLIILLTLMCMALFAGLDPRFIIGVLIFGILVIVIALVAEPYRMVRIQVALNPWADEYGDGYQATLAIMAFASGGLFGRGIGNSTMKYSYLPEAHNDYILAIIGEEVGFVGTVLFFLVFAMLIYSAFRIAEQATDRRGALMASGSAVILAVQFLINALGILNVFPMTGKPLPFISYGGSSIIVSLMLAGLILRVSYESARRDEYDRRRESFAVMDESTAGVPHVRGERSSRNGFTVLDGSATEPAARPRPRTAPQGRPQRPSPRNAGGGYNRIDLNSDPSARLRTDDQGPRVRRDYHDR
- the murG gene encoding undecaprenyldiphospho-muramoylpentapeptide beta-N-acetylglucosaminyltransferase — protein: MTDKMTVAIAAGGTAGHINPALALAEELRDRGHHVVFVGQSRKLEGRLVPEAGFDFVPITVTGFDRSRPWTALTSLWRVNKAKRALASHFSKVGKPDAAIGFGAYVEVPLLGWCKSAGVPYLLHEQNSVPGLANKMMNSHAARVCISVPAARAVFEREGNPGHVLMTGNPVRRSVIEGDRARGRKALGVPEDATLLLVFGGSLGAQHLNERVASLKNELLSRKSLYVLHSTGADGFEETERALALTPEEAKRYRVQPYIDNMGDMLAAADLVLSRSGASSVAEIAALAVPSVLVPYPHATADHQTTNARYLVDAGAGVLCADADIDGSAFADELLHLVDDAAARDAMRQAARGLAQDRAAALLADAVEGLR
- the murC gene encoding UDP-N-acetylmuramate--L-alanine ligase: MADSQTATSAPEFKSAHFIGIGGAGMSGIALVLHERGYAVTGSDLKTSRYIRQLTRAGVKVHVGHEAATIDEVKPDVVVVSTAIPESNPELVRARELGIPVWPRAKMLSALGHGYTTVAVAGTHGKTTTSSMCATMLDRMGLDPSFLIGGIVEGYDTNGKNGSGDYFVAEADESDSSFLFLNPNVVIVTNVEADHLDHYSGIEEIEATFAKFMSLVGEDGTVIVCGEDPHLVELAKSTGRHVLSYGFAESNDIVCVHPDVKGIQSDFIVRFEDGTEHAVEIKSNPGRHNMLNATAVLTVAHVLGLDIDAAAKALSSFEGVRRRFTHVGDIDGITVVDDYGHHPTEIKATLAAASSLGYKHVDVVFQPHRYSRLQALCDDFADAFANADKLLLIDVFSAGEMPIPGVTSKMLADTVRAKHPGKEVVYCSSRLELNQELEQMVGEGDLLLTMGAGDVTTVGPEFIEYLTAKKDA